Proteins from a genomic interval of Lycium ferocissimum isolate CSIRO_LF1 chromosome 2, AGI_CSIRO_Lferr_CH_V1, whole genome shotgun sequence:
- the LOC132032258 gene encoding MDIS1-interacting receptor like kinase 2-like, with translation MERGSLSSILSNEVESRKLDWLKRVNIIKGVAFALSYMHQDCSPPIVHRDISSSNVLLDSEFEACVSDFGIAKLLKPDSSNCTAFAGTYGYVAPELAYTIKVTQMCDVYSFGVLSLEVIKGKHLGEHITLLANSPTRDVQLSHLLDERLPYPEDEVKKVLVFIIKLAISCLLETPKSRPTMHFISHMLSMDPPISQ, from the exons ATGGAGAGAGGTAGTTTATCTAGTATCTTGAGCAACGAAGTAGAGTCCAGGAAATTGGATTGGCTTAAAAGGGTGAATATCATCAAAGGTGTTGCTTTTGCTTTATCTTACATGCACCAGGATTGCTCACCGCCGATTGTTCATCGAGACATATCAAGCAGTAATGTTTTGCTTGATTCCGAGTTTGAAGCTTGTGTTTCAGATTTTGGAATAGCTAAGCTTCTCAAGCCAGACTCATCCAACTGTACTGCATTTGCAGGCACATATGGCTATGTTGCACCGG AGCTTGCATACACGATTAAGGTTACACAGATGTGTGATGTCTACAGTTTTGGAGTATTGTCATTGGAAGTAATCAAAGGAAAGCATCTTGGGGAACATATTACTTTGCTAGCGAATTCACCAACTAGAGATGTGCAGCTTAGCCATTTGCTAGATGAACGCCTTCCATACCCTGAAGATGAAGTGAAAAAGGTTTTAGTTTTTATCATCAAGTTAGCAATCTCTTGTTTACTTGAAACTCCAAAATCAAGGCCAACAATGCACTTCATCTCCCATATGTTGTCAATGGATCCACCTATTTCTCAATAA